A single genomic interval of Shewanella psychropiezotolerans harbors:
- a CDS encoding AAA family ATPase, whose amino-acid sequence MFDLAKVVTQAAEFNREPAGPTSCSFYYQTAHCRELIEQVFRFEGWNYPDCIKTSNPGGLQLDALKDIVIFELNQSTSIVEDARDLASKLPNQKGVIVIGKEDTITTLRELKVMGFYYLLWPLNQEELSEFLRHVHINQQRLSGVTRNRKAKRVAVVGTKGGIGNTMVACELSATLAFQGIDTIQVDHQYFNSNTDILLGLKQFIRQNSDNLELQLRDMDEASASNYLSKVDKHFRLLALGGSQSAENLYSNSQNIAELLSRKANFIIEDFSGANDFMMDPAALSKRIDVFVIVLDPTVSSVRNASQIIEKIEMHNLSGTADIRILTFLNIHRPEGAFPLRKDEVERYLERSVDVQLDYTAKFSALMLSGKRLHRFEKRNGAFNKLAQLIQGKQAEVQVSPLDKLKALMQR is encoded by the coding sequence ATGTTTGATTTGGCCAAGGTTGTCACTCAGGCAGCGGAGTTTAACCGTGAACCAGCGGGACCGACTAGCTGCTCTTTTTATTATCAAACGGCACACTGTCGGGAGCTGATAGAGCAGGTTTTCCGTTTCGAAGGTTGGAATTATCCAGATTGTATTAAGACCTCTAATCCAGGTGGTTTACAGCTGGATGCGTTAAAAGATATCGTAATTTTTGAGCTTAACCAGTCGACGAGTATTGTCGAAGATGCTCGAGATCTAGCCAGTAAGCTGCCAAATCAGAAAGGCGTCATCGTCATAGGCAAAGAGGACACCATCACCACATTGCGTGAGTTAAAGGTGATGGGATTTTATTATCTATTGTGGCCGCTGAACCAGGAGGAATTAAGTGAGTTTTTGCGTCATGTGCATATTAACCAGCAACGTCTTTCCGGGGTAACTAGAAATCGTAAGGCCAAGCGGGTGGCGGTGGTAGGCACTAAAGGTGGCATAGGCAATACCATGGTTGCATGTGAGTTATCGGCGACATTAGCTTTTCAAGGGATCGACACGATTCAAGTTGATCATCAGTACTTCAACAGCAACACAGATATCCTATTAGGCCTTAAGCAGTTCATACGTCAAAACTCGGATAACCTTGAGTTACAGCTTAGAGATATGGATGAAGCAAGCGCCAGTAACTACTTGAGCAAGGTAGATAAACACTTTCGTTTATTGGCATTGGGAGGTTCACAATCGGCCGAAAACCTTTATAGCAACAGCCAAAATATAGCCGAGCTACTCAGTCGAAAAGCCAACTTTATTATTGAAGACTTTTCCGGTGCTAATGATTTTATGATGGATCCGGCAGCGCTGTCGAAGCGGATAGATGTGTTTGTTATCGTGCTCGACCCCACAGTCTCTTCGGTACGTAATGCCAGCCAAATTATCGAAAAAATTGAGATGCATAATCTGTCGGGTACTGCGGATATACGTATCTTAACCTTTCTCAATATTCATCGTCCCGAAGGGGCGTTTCCTTTGAGAAAGGATGAGGTTGAGCGTTATCTGGAGCGGTCGGTAGATGTTCAGTTGGATTATACCGCGAAATTCTCGGCTCTTATGTTGTCAGGAAAGCGATTACATCGCTTTGAGAAGCGTAATGGCGCCTTCAATAAATTAGCCCAACTGATACAGGGGAAGCAGGCTGAAGTACAGGTATCACCTCTGGATAAACTCAAGGCGCTAATGCAAAGATGA
- a CDS encoding pilus assembly protein: MYRRARFSLKKQQGAAAIYLAFLLIPLFGMIFLALEGTRYIQKQNRLADATEAASLAVSIANRDDKAYESKLASDYISSYIRNINNISQIKVERNEAVDHYPLPDGSVEDREYTQYRVTAKTDHHSWLHSDVIPSFKETVTLANLAIARNYPEYLGDRDVDIVFVSDFSGSMDQHGKINSLKEAITQVADEILVPRDGETEIRNRIALVPYNMRVVEGGSSRNVCMSQLKYRNPSGKTGSNYSDYESINWRDWANESYSQVDRCVNNSRKCNGLPGSRSDARTVRAVVDDAPSAYWSSKWPDSANWIDYSRTVADIFTENSADIQHNPSYQRLYSSSMCNGNFWSIPLTNQESQIDTVSRMSPNGGTSVYQGLLRGAQILDKGRPVNPSEEESEEYNKRLKMILILSDGMESPYENTFSKLVNNYGMCDKIRSQFNDGELPLHMGVIGIQFSASGQNAFKNCVGADNIIDVDDLDDLIQEILDLIKKGAKSDGISKLYYRHTES; encoded by the coding sequence ATGTATAGAAGAGCAAGATTCTCCTTAAAAAAGCAGCAAGGTGCGGCGGCCATTTATTTAGCTTTTTTACTTATTCCATTATTCGGCATGATCTTTTTAGCGCTTGAGGGCACACGCTATATTCAAAAGCAGAATCGTCTCGCCGATGCAACTGAGGCGGCGAGTCTTGCCGTGTCTATAGCCAATCGTGACGACAAGGCATATGAGTCGAAATTGGCGAGTGATTATATTTCAAGTTACATTAGAAATATCAATAATATTAGTCAGATAAAAGTAGAGCGTAATGAAGCTGTCGATCATTACCCCCTGCCTGATGGCAGTGTTGAAGACAGAGAATATACCCAGTACAGAGTGACGGCTAAAACAGACCATCACTCCTGGCTACATAGCGATGTTATTCCGAGTTTCAAAGAGACTGTAACCTTAGCCAATCTTGCCATTGCCCGTAATTATCCTGAGTATCTGGGCGACCGTGATGTGGATATCGTTTTTGTTTCCGATTTCTCTGGCTCCATGGATCAACATGGAAAAATTAATAGTCTTAAGGAGGCGATAACTCAGGTTGCGGATGAGATCTTAGTGCCCCGTGACGGAGAGACCGAAATTCGTAATAGGATTGCTTTAGTCCCCTATAACATGCGAGTCGTAGAGGGGGGAAGCAGTAGAAATGTTTGTATGTCTCAGCTTAAGTATCGAAATCCAAGTGGAAAAACAGGTAGTAATTACTCTGATTATGAATCGATAAATTGGAGAGACTGGGCCAATGAAAGCTATAGCCAGGTTGATCGTTGCGTTAATAACAGTCGTAAGTGTAACGGCTTACCCGGCTCCAGATCCGATGCTCGTACGGTGAGGGCTGTTGTGGATGACGCCCCTTCAGCTTATTGGAGTTCGAAGTGGCCAGATAGTGCTAACTGGATAGATTATAGCCGTACCGTTGCTGATATTTTTACCGAGAATTCTGCAGATATTCAACATAATCCTAGCTACCAAAGGCTTTATAGTAGCTCTATGTGTAACGGTAATTTTTGGTCGATTCCGCTGACAAACCAAGAGTCACAGATAGACACAGTGAGTCGGATGTCCCCTAATGGGGGGACCTCTGTTTATCAAGGCTTGCTGAGGGGGGCACAAATCTTAGATAAGGGCCGACCAGTGAACCCAAGTGAAGAGGAGAGTGAGGAGTATAACAAGCGCCTTAAAATGATCCTTATCCTTAGCGATGGTATGGAATCTCCCTATGAAAACACTTTCTCTAAGTTGGTGAATAATTATGGCATGTGCGACAAGATCAGGTCTCAATTTAATGATGGCGAACTTCCACTGCATATGGGGGTGATAGGGATTCAATTTAGTGCTTCGGGGCAAAATGCCTTTAAAAATTGCGTAGGCGCAGACAACATCATAGATGTGGATGACTTAGATGATTTGATCCAGGAAATTTTAGACTTAATTAAGAAAGGCGCCAAGAGTGATGGCATCAGTAAACTTTATTATCGACATACAGAGAGTTAA
- a CDS encoding type II secretion system F family protein, with translation MILYFSLFLLGIAALLWGMRSQDIKSQYLVKKIETADIDEIQSAVKLETLEHRVWLTKIQLLLRPAFSTLGEKAWLKLSVFLLLLSGAGIYINNFLQLDSLWLPLIMPALGFLWGWNWLMGKRKQTFEQTFPDALNIMMSAVASGESIMQAICYVGQSLDNQIGHEFRDMGDRLKLGEPPEQVFKRASKRFPYPSFLFFIVTIRANMSRGGQLKPVMARLVRVLMDARTLDKKKAALTSEARLSAKIVGCLPFFFMILLSYLSPQNLDFVLTDPSGRYILYYVVGSEALGMFIIWLLIKGVR, from the coding sequence ATGATCTTGTACTTCTCCTTATTCTTACTCGGTATCGCCGCATTGTTGTGGGGCATGAGAAGCCAAGATATCAAGAGTCAGTATCTGGTAAAAAAGATCGAAACGGCAGACATAGATGAAATCCAGTCGGCGGTTAAGCTTGAGACCTTGGAGCATAGGGTTTGGTTGACTAAAATTCAGCTACTACTTCGCCCAGCATTTAGCACCCTTGGTGAAAAAGCTTGGCTAAAATTATCTGTTTTCCTGCTGCTGCTTAGCGGAGCCGGGATCTATATCAATAACTTCCTGCAGCTGGATAGTCTGTGGTTGCCGCTGATCATGCCAGCTCTAGGTTTTTTATGGGGCTGGAACTGGTTGATGGGAAAGCGTAAACAGACCTTCGAACAGACCTTCCCCGATGCCCTCAATATTATGATGAGTGCCGTCGCTTCCGGTGAAAGTATTATGCAGGCCATCTGTTATGTCGGTCAGTCACTGGATAATCAAATCGGACACGAATTTAGAGATATGGGGGATCGCCTCAAGTTAGGTGAACCTCCTGAGCAGGTTTTTAAGCGTGCCAGTAAACGCTTCCCCTATCCGAGCTTTCTATTTTTTATCGTCACTATCCGCGCCAACATGTCCCGAGGCGGACAGCTTAAGCCGGTTATGGCCAGGTTGGTTCGCGTCTTAATGGATGCCAGAACCTTGGATAAGAAGAAAGCTGCGCTGACATCGGAAGCACGGCTATCGGCGAAAATAGTGGGTTGCTTGCCCTTCTTCTTCATGATTCTTCTTAGCTATCTCAGCCCACAGAATCTGGATTTTGTGCTGACGGATCCGTCCGGGCGCTACATCTTGTACTACGTGGTCGGAAGTGAGGCTCTGGGAATGTTTATTATCTGGCTACTTATCAAAGGAGTGCGCTAG
- a CDS encoding CpaF family protein, producing MNNNKEIYLSFRGQIFEALDAQAIAKMPREELYRQIQSAVEVLANNFSQPVSTSVRNMTVKNLVDELIGLGPLQPLLEDDTINDIMVNGCDQIFYERHGKIHSSEVVFVNEAQLLEIAQRIAARVGRRIDESSPMVDARLSDGSRVNIVIKPVAIDGTTISIRKFREQKIGLEDLVGFGSLSPDMARVLMIAARCRLNILISGGTGSGKTTLLNALSNYIADDERIITIEDAAELNLQQPHVVRLETRPASTEGTGQVDQRDLIINSLRMRPDRIILGECRGAEAFEMLQAMNTGHDGSMSTLHANTPRDAISRVESMVMMASLNQPLAAIRRTIVGAVQLVVQVNRQRDGSRKITSISEVVGLEGESVVMEELFKFQPAEGQSLDKVMGEYVTLGIMQRSILMQRAAYFGLQEELMLAFRSQQ from the coding sequence ATGAACAATAATAAAGAGATTTACCTTAGTTTTCGGGGGCAGATTTTTGAGGCTTTGGATGCTCAGGCAATAGCCAAAATGCCACGGGAGGAGCTGTACCGGCAGATCCAGAGTGCGGTTGAGGTGCTCGCGAACAATTTCAGTCAGCCTGTTTCTACCTCTGTACGCAATATGACGGTTAAAAACCTGGTTGATGAACTGATTGGTCTGGGTCCACTGCAGCCGCTGCTGGAAGATGACACCATTAATGACATCATGGTCAATGGTTGCGATCAGATCTTCTATGAGCGTCACGGTAAAATTCACAGCTCGGAAGTGGTGTTTGTGAACGAGGCGCAACTGCTGGAGATTGCTCAGCGTATTGCAGCTAGGGTTGGGCGTCGGATCGATGAGTCTTCACCTATGGTGGATGCCCGTCTTAGCGATGGTAGTCGAGTCAATATTGTGATTAAGCCTGTTGCTATCGATGGCACAACCATTTCCATCCGTAAGTTTAGAGAGCAAAAGATTGGTTTAGAAGATCTGGTAGGTTTCGGCTCTTTATCGCCAGATATGGCGAGAGTCTTGATGATCGCGGCTCGTTGCCGCTTAAACATATTGATCTCGGGAGGCACAGGTTCAGGCAAGACAACCTTACTTAATGCACTTTCAAATTATATTGCAGATGATGAACGTATCATCACCATAGAAGATGCGGCCGAACTAAATCTGCAACAACCCCATGTAGTTAGGCTGGAAACACGTCCCGCCAGTACCGAAGGTACCGGTCAGGTAGATCAGAGGGACTTGATTATCAACTCCCTGCGTATGCGCCCGGATCGAATCATCTTAGGTGAGTGCCGTGGAGCCGAAGCGTTCGAGATGCTACAGGCGATGAACACTGGTCATGATGGCTCCATGTCTACCTTGCATGCCAACACTCCCAGAGATGCTATCTCCAGAGTCGAGTCTATGGTGATGATGGCCAGCTTGAATCAACCCTTAGCCGCCATACGTCGCACCATAGTCGGGGCAGTACAATTAGTGGTTCAGGTTAATCGTCAACGTGATGGGTCGCGAAAGATCACCAGTATTTCAGAGGTCGTTGGCCTCGAAGGCGAGAGTGTGGTGATGGAGGAGTTATTCAAGTTCCAGCCGGCCGAGGGCCAGAGTTTAGATAAGGTGATGGGTGAATATGTGACTCTTGGGATTATGCAGCGCTCCATCCTGATGCAGCGAGCGGCCTACTTTGGCCTGCAAGAGGAGTTAATGTTGGCTTTTAGGAGCCAGCAATGA
- a CDS encoding TadE/TadG family type IV pilus assembly protein — translation MKRQGLLAQSKRRQLGVISIEFAIGSIVMFLVTFGIFEISRLIYVINLTESALRESSRDTRVWDGERTGELYGQRMTQMFEKKGEIWHLLVDPSRYQLSISYFESLQDLIDNKSSGTQAKQQRSPLALYEISYDYTPMFFLAGVIEKKISRRILVTMEHEGWPVDEE, via the coding sequence GTGAAGAGGCAAGGCTTGTTAGCCCAGTCCAAGCGTCGTCAATTGGGAGTCATCTCTATCGAGTTTGCCATAGGATCTATAGTGATGTTTCTGGTCACATTTGGCATTTTTGAAATCAGTCGATTGATTTACGTGATTAATTTGACCGAATCGGCTCTGCGTGAATCATCCAGGGATACTCGGGTCTGGGATGGTGAGCGGACTGGAGAGCTTTATGGGCAGAGGATGACTCAGATGTTTGAGAAGAAGGGGGAGATTTGGCACTTATTAGTCGATCCCAGCCGCTATCAGCTTTCTATCTCTTATTTTGAGAGCTTGCAAGATTTGATTGATAACAAGAGTAGTGGAACACAAGCGAAACAGCAGCGTAGCCCGCTGGCCTTGTATGAGATCTCCTATGACTATACGCCTATGTTTTTTCTGGCTGGTGTGATTGAGAAAAAAATCAGTCGTCGGATTTTAGTGACGATGGAGCATGAGGGGTGGCCAGTTGATGAAGAGTAA
- a CDS encoding tetratricopeptide repeat protein, whose amino-acid sequence MRKYYFIPILLLSLLVGCTTTPEPHQVTVKELVAVGNHEGLIQHYKAELVKTPDSSAVMLNLAQAYYDNRDVESAHFYVEQLKSQQAHQPSLYFLSGSIAADSSQFDMAISEFRKAESLGYPDSSLFIKLGIALTNSGRYKEAEVEFNQARLKGHDDIAVKNNLAVLYLAQGQYLQAVELLTPIYRQHPDEKKLAFNLAISLFKVGNYREAHRLLADDYSAEQVSALFYSLRRGEDNL is encoded by the coding sequence ATGAGAAAATATTACTTCATCCCAATACTGCTTCTTAGCTTATTAGTTGGATGTACCACGACACCAGAGCCCCACCAAGTGACAGTTAAAGAGCTAGTCGCGGTGGGCAATCATGAGGGCCTAATTCAGCATTACAAGGCAGAGCTGGTGAAAACGCCTGATTCATCGGCTGTGATGCTTAATTTGGCTCAGGCCTACTATGACAATCGAGATGTTGAATCAGCTCATTTCTATGTCGAACAGCTAAAGAGTCAGCAGGCTCATCAACCTAGTTTATATTTCCTTTCTGGGAGTATTGCGGCTGATTCGAGCCAGTTTGATATGGCTATTTCTGAGTTTAGAAAGGCCGAGTCTCTGGGTTACCCAGATTCCTCTTTATTCATTAAGCTAGGTATTGCGTTAACTAATAGTGGCCGATATAAGGAGGCAGAAGTCGAGTTCAATCAAGCTCGTTTAAAGGGTCATGACGATATAGCGGTTAAGAATAATTTAGCTGTGCTCTATCTGGCTCAGGGACAATATCTGCAGGCAGTAGAGCTTTTGACTCCCATATATCGACAGCATCCCGACGAGAAGAAGTTGGCATTTAATTTGGCTATTTCACTGTTTAAGGTGGGAAATTATCGTGAGGCACATCGTTTGTTGGCCGATGACTATTCAGCCGAGCAGGTGTCAGCGCTATTTTATAGTTTACGTCGAGGGGAGGACAACTTGTGA
- a CDS encoding type II secretion system F family protein, which produces MTLIILVIVFVSALLALGLALWHQEKQRQWHILRYLETSQETSLEKLSKLVVRIGQEKREELEQQFIDAGIYNTRFARFYVPAKIAFALLIILLIVISDMTLSSKVTVGAISMVAALILPDIILSMRKKMLIKKTSRQLPYMLDMMSVCVSTGMTVETALAYLAEELKAFDKDLCFHIKKTADSSRITGLEKALLELSERIPTAEVRSFSLTLIQNIHYGTSIANVLSDLAEDMRKMQVLSMEESIGKLAAKMSVPLIILIMFPIVILILAPGFMQLSLSIG; this is translated from the coding sequence ATGACGCTTATAATCTTGGTGATTGTCTTTGTAAGTGCTTTATTGGCATTAGGCCTGGCTTTGTGGCATCAGGAGAAACAGCGCCAATGGCATATCTTACGTTATCTTGAAACCTCACAAGAGACCAGTCTGGAAAAGCTAAGCAAACTCGTGGTGCGTATCGGTCAGGAGAAACGAGAAGAGTTGGAGCAGCAGTTTATTGATGCGGGTATCTATAACACTCGATTCGCCCGTTTCTATGTACCAGCTAAAATAGCCTTTGCTCTGCTGATTATTCTCCTTATTGTTATTTCGGATATGACACTGTCCAGCAAGGTTACTGTTGGGGCTATCAGCATGGTGGCAGCCTTGATATTACCCGATATTATCTTGTCTATGCGCAAGAAGATGCTGATTAAGAAGACTTCTCGTCAGTTACCTTACATGCTGGATATGATGTCTGTGTGTGTTTCAACCGGGATGACGGTTGAAACCGCACTGGCTTATCTCGCCGAAGAGTTAAAGGCTTTCGATAAAGATCTCTGTTTCCATATCAAAAAAACCGCCGATTCCTCACGTATCACTGGACTGGAAAAAGCGCTGTTAGAGCTGAGTGAGCGGATCCCCACTGCTGAAGTTCGCAGCTTCTCATTGACCCTGATCCAGAATATTCATTACGGTACTTCTATCGCTAATGTCTTGTCAGATTTGGCAGAAGATATGCGCAAAATGCAGGTGCTGAGTATGGAGGAAAGTATAGGTAAGCTTGCGGCAAAAATGAGTGTGCCTCTGATCATACTTATTATGTTTCCCATCGTTATCTTGATCTTGGCTCCGGGCTTTATGCAACTTTCTCTATCTATAGGTTAA
- the tadF gene encoding tight adherence pilus pseudopilin TadF: MKSKQQGSFTVELAFVLFFTSALLVFTGDIALQLLNRVNLDRVSYSLVNILKERTRFYQENPIVTASEVDEMDILAARLLGYPNTSEAAPYGVRVDWLVEGGYGGIDKGIRGGTPCRPDDSLQDKASLVPINSAHKTFPLYQVTLCLKTDSWFNQFWGIVSSTIFTPVQSCPEGSYV; the protein is encoded by the coding sequence ATGAAGAGTAAGCAGCAAGGCTCTTTTACCGTAGAGTTGGCCTTTGTGCTTTTTTTTACTTCAGCTCTGCTTGTTTTCACCGGGGATATCGCTTTGCAGCTACTCAATAGGGTGAATCTGGATCGAGTGAGTTACTCCCTGGTGAATATCCTCAAGGAGCGCACTCGATTTTATCAGGAAAACCCAATTGTGACAGCGAGTGAAGTGGACGAGATGGACATCTTGGCCGCTAGATTACTCGGCTATCCCAATACATCTGAGGCTGCTCCCTATGGGGTACGCGTAGACTGGTTGGTGGAGGGCGGCTATGGCGGTATCGATAAAGGCATTAGGGGAGGGACGCCATGTCGCCCCGATGATTCGCTTCAAGATAAAGCGAGTCTTGTTCCGATAAACTCAGCGCATAAGACGTTTCCGCTTTACCAAGTCACCCTGTGCCTGAAAACAGACTCCTGGTTCAACCAGTTTTGGGGGATAGTGAGCAGCACTATATTCACTCCAGTTCAGTCATGCCCGGAAGGTAGTTATGTATAG